TGGACAGCCGCGGGGTGCAGCGGAAGTAGACCCGTTCGGGGTCGACCACCTCACCGCGGGCCAGGGCCGCCACGTCCTGCCGGGACCCGCTGCGCACGCCCCGGTTGTGGACCGAGAGACGTTCCCCCGCAGCGGTCTCGACGACGTACTGGGCATCGAGCAGCGCGAACCCGGGGGTGAGGACCTGGTGGTCGGCGCCGCCGGGCAGCACCTGCCCGGCGAGTCCCC
This genomic window from Kineococcus mangrovi contains:
- a CDS encoding DUF3237 family protein yields the protein MTAPALEELFTLRVEVGDPVDLGPAPDGHRRMVPILGGTLEGPGGLAGQVLPGGADHQVLTPGFALLDAQYVVETAAGERLSVHNRGVRSGSRQDVAALARGEVVDPERVYFRCTPRLSSAAPGWAWVCGRVFVATAHRHPHRVDVQVFTVL